CGCGACCTTGACGATCGTGCCCTGCATCGGGGAGGTGACGGAGTCGCCGGACGCGGCGGAGCCGGAGGACTTGCCGCCCTTGCGCTTGGGCTTCTTCGCGCCACCGCCACCGCCGCCGGGGGCCGCGACCGCGAGCTCGGCGGGGAGTACGACGTCCAGGCGGCGCCCGCCGACCTCGACGGTGATCGTCTGGCGCTCACCGGCCTCCTCGGTCTCGGCCGAGCCGCCGGAGTAGGGCGGGATGTCGTTGTCGAAGTCGGTCTCGATCCACTGCGTGTAGACCGAGAACGACTCGCCGTCGCCGATGAAGGCGGGGTCGGAGACGACCTTGCGGTGGAAGGGGATCACCGTCGGCATGCCGTCGACCACGAACTCGTCGAGCGCGCGGCGCGAGCGGGCCAGTGCGTGGTTGCGGTCGCGACCGGTGACGATGAGCTTGGCGATGAGGGAGTCGAAGGCGCCGGGGACGGTCTCGCCCTCGTTGTAGCCGCCGTCGAGGCGCACGCCGGGGCCCGAGGGCGGGAGGTACGACGTCAGCGTGCCCGGCGCGGGCATGAAGTTGGTGCCGGCGTCCTCGGCGTTGATCCGGAACTCGATCGAGTGGCCGGTGATCTCCGGGTCGTCGTAGCCGAGCTCCTCGCCGGCGGCGATGCGGAACATCTCCTGCACCAGGTCGATGCCGGTGACCTCCTCGGACACGCAGTGCTCGACCTGCAGGCGGGTGTTGACCTCGAGGAAGGAGATCGTGCCGTCCTGGGCGACGAGGAACTCGCACGTGCCGGCGCCCTCGTACTTCGCCTCGCGCAGGATCGCCTTGGAGGACTCGTAGAGCCGGGTCAGCTGCTCCTCGGTGAGGAACGGCGCGGGCGCCTCCTCGACGAGCTTCTGGTTGCGGCGCTGCAGCGAGCAGTCGCGGGTGGAGACCACCACGACGTTGCCGTGCTTGTCGGCCAGGCACTGGGTCTCGACGTGGCGCGGCTTGTCGAGGAACTTCTCGACCAGGCACTCGCCGCGGCCGAAGGCGCCGATCGCCTCGCGGGTCGCGGCCTCGAACTGGTCGGGGATCTCCTCGATGGTGCGCGCGATCTTGAGGCCGCGGCCGCCACCGCCGTAGACGGCCTTGATCGCGACCGGGAGGCCGTTCTCCCGAGCGAACTCGATGATCTCGTCGGCGTCCTTGACGGGGTCCTTGGTGCCGGGAGCCAGGGGGGCGTTGGCCCGGTCGGCGATGTGCTTGGCCTTGGCCTTGTCGCCGAGGGCGTCGATCGCCTCGGGGGTGGGGCCGATCCAGGTCAGCCCGGCGTCGATGACGGCCTGGGCGAACTCGGCGTTCTCGGCGAGGAAGCCGTAGCCGGGGTGGACCGAGTCGGCGCCGGACTTCTTCGCGACGTCGATGATCTTCTCGATCGAGAGGTAGGAGTCGCCGGGCGTCGAGCCGCCCAGGCTGTAGGCCTCGTCGGCGACCCGCACGTGCAGCGCGTCGCGGTCGGGGTCGGCGTACACCGCGACCGAGCCGATGCCGGCGTCCTTGCAGGCACGGATCACTCGCACCGCGATCTCACCGCGGTTGGCGATCAGGACCTTCTGCAGGGGCTTGATGTCGGGCACGCGATCCACTCCTGTTGCTGTGTCGATCTGTGTCGAGCTGCCGGGGACGACCCGGGGACGACCCGGGGGCGAGAGGGCCGGAGCCCGTTCGGGAGTCTAGGGGTACGACGTGCGCCCGGGACACCGGGCGACCGCGCCTGCGGACGTGGGATGGACCACGTGGGTCCAGCCGGCGGACCCGGAGCGCTCAACCGGCGGACAGGTCGCGGCGGTCGAACCGCACGAACGCCGCGACCAGCAGCGCCGCGGCGACGGCCAGCAGCCCGAGCACGGGAGCGAGGTCGAACGAGGCCGCGGGCAGCTGCGGGACGTGGGAGTACGGCGACAGGTCGGTCACCGCGTCTGGCAGCCGCAGCAGCTCCCCGAGCTCGGTCAGCACCACCGAGGCAGCGAGGACCGCCCAGCAGGCGACGTACCAGCCGGGCCGGACGGCGTAGAGCAGGAGCGTGACGCCGAGGACGACCCAGACGGCGGGCAGCCGGACCCACGCCGCGGTGAGGTCGGGCCACAGGACCGACGGGTCGGAGGCGCCGATCGCGTGGGCGGCGCCGAGGCTGAGGCCGATCACCGTGACCAGCAGGGTGGAGCCGGCCAGGGTGACGAGCACGTGCCCCGCGAGCCAGTCGCGGCGGGCGGTCGGGGTGGCGAGCAGGCCCTCGAGGCGACCGGCCGCCTCCTCGCCGTGCGCGCGTCCGGCGGCGCTGAGCGCGTAGCCGGTCGCGGCGACCGCAAGGAAGCCCAGCTCGGCGGAGACGAAAGCGTCCTCGAGCACGCCCGTGCCGCCCATCTGCTCGATCATCGCGCGGGCGTCCGCGGTGTCCAGGAGGTCGCCGAGGTTGGTGACCACGCTGCCGACGACGAAGCCGAGCAGCCCGAGCCCGACGGTCCAGGCCAGCAGCCCCTGCCGGTGCAGCCGCCACGCCAGCGCGGTCGCCGAGGCGAGCGAGCCGTGGGCCGGGCCGGGCCGGTCGGGCAGCACGCCGGCGCCGAGGTCACGCCGGGACTCCACCGCCACCGCCACCGCCAGGGCCGCGACCGCGAGCCCGACGTGCAGCAGCAGCGGCCACGCCCGGTCGCCGGCGAAGGGCCTCGTCTGCTGGGCCCACCCGACCGGCGAGAGCCAGGTCAGCCAGTGCAGATCGGTCACGTCGGCGACGGCCCGGACGACGTAGGCCAGCGCGAGGGCGCCGACGACGAGCCCGCGGGCGGCACGGGCACCGGAGGTGAGCTGCGCGGCGACCGCCGCGAGCGCGGAGAAGGCGATGCCGGTCGCCGCCCACTCGGCTCCCATCACGACCGACCCCAGGACCCCGGCCCCCGAGGCCGCGGCGGCCGCTCCGGACAGGCCGCCGACGAGCACGGAGAACACCCACCCGACCGCGACCGCCGCCCCCAGGGGCGCGTGCCGTGCGACCTCGCCGGCTGAGACCAGCTCGCGGCGACCGAGCTCCTCGTCGGCGCGGGAGTGCCGGATGACCAGCAGCCCGGCGACCAGCGCGACGATGGCGGCGTTGAGCACGACCAGCTTGACGAAGGCGATCGCCGCCGCGGAGGTGACGTCGTAGATCGGGCCGTAGAGCGCGACCAGCGCCGGGGCCGAGTTGATCGTCCGGGCCCCGGCGGTCCGCTCCGCCGCCGTGCCGTAGAGCGACACCGTGGCGCCGTACGACGAGGCGGAGATCGCGACGAAGTAGAGCGTCCAGAGCGGGATGATCACCCGGTCCCGCCGCAGCGCCATGAGGAGCAGCGGGCGCAGCCCGGTCAGGTGGGTGCTCATGACGAGACCTCCGCGCGGACCGACTCCTCCTCGACGCGGTCGTAATGACGCAGGAACAGCTGCTCCAGGGTCGGCGGGCGGGACTCCAGCGACAGGATCCCCGCCGCCGCGAGCCGCTCCAGGAACGGGCTGAGCGACTCGGGTGCGACCTGCGCGCGGACCCGCCGCCCGTCGACCTGCAGGTCGTGCACGCCGTGCAGCCCGTCGAGGGCCGGGACGGCGTCGCGCAGCACCGCGTCGACCGAGGTCTCGGTGAGGTGCCGCAGCTCGGTCAGCGACCCGGTCTCGACCGTGCGCCCCTGCCGGATGATGCTCACCCGGTCGCAGAGCGCCTCGACCTCGCTGAGGATGTGGCTGCTGAGCAGGACGGTGCGGCCCCGGTCGCGTTCCTCGCGCACCACCTCGCGGAACGTCTCCTCCATCAGCGGGTCGAGCCCGCTGGTCGGCTCGTCGAGGACGAGCAGCTCGACGTCACCGGCCAGGGCGGCGACCAGCGCGACCTTCTGCCGGTTGCCCTTGGAGTAGGCCCGTCCCTTCTTGGTCGGATCGAGGTCGAAGCGCTCGAGCAGCGCGTCGCGGCGGGCCGGGTCGAGGCTGCCGCGCATGCGGCCGAGCAGGTCGATCACCTCGCCGCCGGACAGCTGCGGCCACAGGTTGACGTCACCCGGCACGTAGGCCAGACGCCGGTGCAGCTGCGTCGCGTCGCGCCACGGGTCACCGCCGAGCAGGCGCACCTGCCCGGAGGTGGCGCGCAGCAGCCCGAGCAGCACCCGGATCGTGGTCGACTTGCCGCTGCCGTTGGGCCCGAGGAAGCCGTGCACCTCGCCCGCCCGCACCTCCAGGTCGAGGCCGTCGAGCGCGCGGAACGCGCCGAACTGCTTGACCAGCCCCCGGACCTCGATCACCGGCTCCCTCACCGACTCCATGGCTCCGACGCTACTCTCCGGCGGCTCTCCGGCGGCCCCTTCGACCCGGCTGCGAGGATGTGCCCCATGGCTACCCCGTCACATCCGTTCGAGCTCTCCGCCGAGCACGAGGCCTTCCGGGCCAGCGTGCGCGACTTCGCCGAGCAGGAGGTGGCGCCCCACGTGGCCGAGTGGGACAAGAAGCACCACTTCCCCAGCGACCTGGTCCACAAGATGGGCGAGCTCGGGCTCTTCGGCCTCACCGCACCGGAGGAGTACGGCGGCGCCGGTGAGGACGGCGACTTCACCAGCCTCTGCGTGGCGATCGAGGAGCTCGGCCGGGTCGACCAGTCCGTCGGCATCACCTTGGAGGCGGCGGTCGGACTGGGCATCAACCCGATCCAGACCTACGGCACCAAGGAGCAGCAGGACCGCTGGCTGCCCGACCTCGTCGCCGGGCGCCGCGTGGCCGGCTTCGGCCTGACCGAGCCCGGCGCCGGCTCCGACGCGGGCGCCACCCGCACGCGGGCCGAGCTGGTCGACGACGCCTGGGTGGTCAACGGGTCCAAGCAGTTCATCACCAACTCGGGGGCCGACATCACCTCCTGCGTGAGCGTCACGGCCCGCACCGGCACCCGGGAGAACGGCTCGCCCGAGATCAGCGCGATCATCGTCCCGGCCGGCACGCCCGGGTTCGTCGCCGAGCCGCCGTACGACAAGCTCGGCTGGCACATCTCCGACACCCACGCGTTGACCTTCACCGACGTCCACGTCCCGGCCGACCACCTGCTCGGCGATCGGGGCCGTGGCTACGCCCAGTTCCTCGCCACGCTCGACGACGGGCGCGTCGCCATCGCGGCGCTGGCGGTGGGCGCCATCCAGGCCTGCCTCGACATGTCGGTGCAGTACGCCGGCGAGCGCACCACCATGGGCGGCCCCATCGGGCGCAAGCAGGGCGTGGCGTTCCAGATCGCCGACCTCGAGGTGATGCTGCAGGCCTCACGCATGCTGACCTACCGCGCCGCGGCGATGAAGGACGCCGGACGCCACACCGGCAGCCACATGAAGGCGTTCAAGCAGGCCGCGTCGGTCGCCAAGCTCTACGCCACCGAGTCCGCGGTCACCGCGACCCGCATCGCGACGCAGGTCTTCGGCGGCTACGGCTTCATGGAGGAGTACCCCGTCGCGCGGTTCTACCGCGACGCCAAGATCCTCGAGATCGGCGAGGGCACCTCAGAGGTGCAGCGCATGCTCATCGCGCGGGGGCTCGGCCTGCCGGTGGAGTGACCGGTGGCGTGACCTGCGGCAGCGTGCCGGTGCCGGGACCGTCGAAGCACACCATCCCGCCCACCCGGCGCTCGTCGGGCAGCCCGATCGTGCGCAGCTCGGCCTGCTGGCGGCGGGCACCCTCGGGCACGCAGGCCAGGGTGACGTCGAGGGTCTCCAGGGCCCGCGCCAGCACGGGCGGCACGGGGTCCTTGACCGACGGGACCACGAACCGGCGGAAGGCGTAGCGGGCGCGGTGCTGCTCTTGTGGCTCCTGCACGAACTGGATGTAGTAGTCGCGCGGCACCACCGAGAAGGTGCGGGTGCTCATGATCGCCAGGACGCGGCCCTCGGCGGCGGGCAGGAGCACGGGACCGGGCCCGGGGTCGGTGGCGAGCAGGGCCTCGACGTGCCGGCGCGCCTCCACCTTCACCTTCCAGGTGGGGGAGGACGCCAGGACGGCCTCGGCCCCGGACGACCACACCGCGGTGCCGGTGCCGACCAGGAGCCCGAGCACGACGACGGCCGCGACGACGCCGGGGAGGTGGGTCGTCCCGCGTCGGGCGAGACCCGGAGGCAGGGCCACGGTCACGAGCAGCCCGACCAGCACGGGCCAGGGGGCGGTGAACAGCAGTCGCAGCGCGATCGGTCCGGTGCTGGTCAGTGCCTCGAGGACGTCGAACAGTCCCGGGACGAGCATCGCCAGTGAGACCACCCCGGCGAGCGCCGCCAGCAGCCGCCCCTCGCGGCTGCGCACCAGGAGCGGGCCGACCAGGAGCGCGAAGCCGAGCAGCGCGACCACCGGCAGGTCGGTGCCGAGCACCCTGCCCCACACCAGGGCGGGCTCGGAGACGTAGTTCTCCTCGGCCACGGGGCCCTTGCTGGTCAGCACGGTGGCCACCCCGGTCAGCAGGGGAGCGGCGAGCAGCGCGAGGGCGCCCAGGCCGAGCGGACGACGCACCCCCGGGAGGAGCAGGGCGCCGAGCAGC
This genomic window from Nocardioides marmoribigeumensis contains:
- a CDS encoding acyl-CoA dehydrogenase family protein; amino-acid sequence: MATPSHPFELSAEHEAFRASVRDFAEQEVAPHVAEWDKKHHFPSDLVHKMGELGLFGLTAPEEYGGAGEDGDFTSLCVAIEELGRVDQSVGITLEAAVGLGINPIQTYGTKEQQDRWLPDLVAGRRVAGFGLTEPGAGSDAGATRTRAELVDDAWVVNGSKQFITNSGADITSCVSVTARTGTRENGSPEISAIIVPAGTPGFVAEPPYDKLGWHISDTHALTFTDVHVPADHLLGDRGRGYAQFLATLDDGRVAIAALAVGAIQACLDMSVQYAGERTTMGGPIGRKQGVAFQIADLEVMLQASRMLTYRAAAMKDAGRHTGSHMKAFKQAASVAKLYATESAVTATRIATQVFGGYGFMEEYPVARFYRDAKILEIGEGTSEVQRMLIARGLGLPVE
- a CDS encoding ABC transporter permease — its product is MSTHLTGLRPLLLMALRRDRVIIPLWTLYFVAISASSYGATVSLYGTAAERTAGARTINSAPALVALYGPIYDVTSAAAIAFVKLVVLNAAIVALVAGLLVIRHSRADEELGRRELVSAGEVARHAPLGAAVAVGWVFSVLVGGLSGAAAAASGAGVLGSVVMGAEWAATGIAFSALAAVAAQLTSGARAARGLVVGALALAYVVRAVADVTDLHWLTWLSPVGWAQQTRPFAGDRAWPLLLHVGLAVAALAVAVAVESRRDLGAGVLPDRPGPAHGSLASATALAWRLHRQGLLAWTVGLGLLGFVVGSVVTNLGDLLDTADARAMIEQMGGTGVLEDAFVSAELGFLAVAATGYALSAAGRAHGEEAAGRLEGLLATPTARRDWLAGHVLVTLAGSTLLVTVIGLSLGAAHAIGASDPSVLWPDLTAAWVRLPAVWVVLGVTLLLYAVRPGWYVACWAVLAASVVLTELGELLRLPDAVTDLSPYSHVPQLPAASFDLAPVLGLLAVAAALLVAAFVRFDRRDLSAG
- a CDS encoding ABC transporter ATP-binding protein, translated to MESVREPVIEVRGLVKQFGAFRALDGLDLEVRAGEVHGFLGPNGSGKSTTIRVLLGLLRATSGQVRLLGGDPWRDATQLHRRLAYVPGDVNLWPQLSGGEVIDLLGRMRGSLDPARRDALLERFDLDPTKKGRAYSKGNRQKVALVAALAGDVELLVLDEPTSGLDPLMEETFREVVREERDRGRTVLLSSHILSEVEALCDRVSIIRQGRTVETGSLTELRHLTETSVDAVLRDAVPALDGLHGVHDLQVDGRRVRAQVAPESLSPFLERLAAAGILSLESRPPTLEQLFLRHYDRVEEESVRAEVSS
- a CDS encoding acetyl/propionyl/methylcrotonyl-CoA carboxylase subunit alpha, which codes for MPDIKPLQKVLIANRGEIAVRVIRACKDAGIGSVAVYADPDRDALHVRVADEAYSLGGSTPGDSYLSIEKIIDVAKKSGADSVHPGYGFLAENAEFAQAVIDAGLTWIGPTPEAIDALGDKAKAKHIADRANAPLAPGTKDPVKDADEIIEFARENGLPVAIKAVYGGGGRGLKIARTIEEIPDQFEAATREAIGAFGRGECLVEKFLDKPRHVETQCLADKHGNVVVVSTRDCSLQRRNQKLVEEAPAPFLTEEQLTRLYESSKAILREAKYEGAGTCEFLVAQDGTISFLEVNTRLQVEHCVSEEVTGIDLVQEMFRIAAGEELGYDDPEITGHSIEFRINAEDAGTNFMPAPGTLTSYLPPSGPGVRLDGGYNEGETVPGAFDSLIAKLIVTGRDRNHALARSRRALDEFVVDGMPTVIPFHRKVVSDPAFIGDGESFSVYTQWIETDFDNDIPPYSGGSAETEEAGERQTITVEVGGRRLDVVLPAELAVAAPGGGGGGAKKPKRKGGKSSGSAASGDSVTSPMQGTIVKVAVEEGQEINEGDTVVVIEAMKMEQPLKAHKAGTVTSLNASVGETVSSGAVICELKDA